The Stratiformator vulcanicus genome has a segment encoding these proteins:
- a CDS encoding HTTM domain-containing protein, translating to MATSTNQSASIFAQLTRPFREFFFKEEVPYGLAIVRIFLPLILFGDMLRRWPHVRELYSADGATAPLWINFGFANPFPEFPGWLAVAIFTAMLFFLLAASLGWLTRLSLAFSTLLLFYFANLDAIGTISKYTAIATHILLLLSLSDCGAVWSVDARRLGRLEPRTSAVWPQRLIQLFIGIVYLAAGMTKIHTPHFFSGEQMMYWMLTHLNNGHPLGAYMAMHPWTLSASAYITSLWELTFVFLVWSLWGRRVMLTLGVTFHLMTTLALGLYLFPMMYFAAYWAFLKEDDYRWFCERVRSSNLLNHWRAELSGTLASFTNLIRGAGGRLTPVAYAAVLPLVALGASAAEYQLDPYNERSPDGPLPLVELSQNEAQRMLARPQPIRVEDKFFTFTIGSFKIGNYLAYQRTEYALGETMFAQILLQPQHEDIYVELVLEDANGAIVASTDTLAPREMLRWTPPIGLSPALVKPGEYGLVLRLAGKPVARRSFTVTAD from the coding sequence ATGGCGACTTCAACCAATCAATCCGCTTCTATCTTCGCCCAGTTGACCCGACCGTTCCGCGAATTCTTCTTCAAGGAAGAAGTGCCCTACGGGCTCGCGATCGTTCGAATTTTTCTCCCGCTGATCTTGTTCGGCGATATGCTGCGTCGCTGGCCGCATGTACGAGAGCTTTATTCCGCCGACGGTGCCACCGCACCGCTTTGGATCAACTTTGGTTTTGCGAATCCGTTCCCGGAGTTCCCCGGCTGGCTCGCCGTCGCGATTTTCACCGCGATGCTGTTCTTCCTGCTCGCCGCCTCCCTTGGCTGGCTGACTCGGCTATCGCTCGCCTTCTCGACATTGCTGCTGTTCTACTTCGCCAATCTCGACGCGATCGGAACGATCAGCAAGTACACCGCGATCGCAACGCACATTCTATTGCTTCTGTCACTCTCGGACTGCGGCGCAGTCTGGTCGGTCGACGCACGGCGTCTCGGTCGATTGGAGCCGAGAACGTCCGCCGTCTGGCCGCAACGGTTGATCCAACTCTTCATCGGTATCGTCTATCTGGCCGCCGGAATGACGAAGATCCACACGCCGCACTTTTTCTCCGGCGAGCAGATGATGTACTGGATGCTGACTCATCTGAATAACGGACATCCGCTCGGCGCCTACATGGCGATGCACCCGTGGACGCTGAGTGCATCGGCCTACATCACGAGTCTGTGGGAATTGACGTTCGTCTTCCTCGTCTGGAGCCTGTGGGGGCGACGGGTGATGCTCACCCTCGGCGTCACATTCCACCTGATGACGACGCTGGCATTGGGGCTTTACCTGTTCCCCATGATGTATTTCGCCGCCTACTGGGCGTTCTTGAAAGAAGACGACTACCGCTGGTTCTGCGAGCGGGTTCGGTCATCGAACCTGCTGAATCACTGGCGGGCTGAGCTGTCCGGAACACTAGCATCGTTCACGAATTTAATTCGAGGTGCGGGAGGTCGCCTCACGCCGGTCGCCTACGCCGCAGTGCTTCCGCTCGTTGCGCTGGGAGCATCGGCCGCGGAGTATCAACTTGACCCTTACAACGAGCGCAGCCCGGACGGTCCGCTGCCACTGGTCGAACTGAGTCAAAACGAAGCACAGCGAATGTTGGCCCGGCCGCAACCGATTCGCGTTGAGGACAAGTTCTTCACCTTCACGATCGGTAGCTTCAAGATCGGAAACTATCTGGCTTACCAGAGGACCGAGTACGCCCTCGGGGAAACGATGTTCGCGCAAATTCTACTGCAGCCGCAGCACGAAGACATTTATGTCGAACTCGTGCTGGAAGATGCCAATGGGGCGATCGTTGCGAGCACTGACACGCTAGCGCCGCGCGAAATGCTTCGTTGGACGCCTCCGATCGGCTTGTCACCGGCACTGGTTAAACCGGGCGAGTACGGCTTGGTGTTGCGGCTCGCCGGGAAACCCGTAGCCCGCCGTTCGTTTACCGTAACGGCCGACTGA
- a CDS encoding aldo/keto reductase produces MNKRRIGRSSLVVTDLCLGTMTFGSTCDETEAFRIMDRAAEAGIDFFDTAEIYPVPPDKKWVHRTEEIVGKWLSYQERESFIIATKVTGSAHGWFVPPVRHGKTALDRHNIRAAVEGSLNRLKTDYIDLYQTHWPDADFAYEATLEVLTELIEEGKVRFIGSSNESAWGTMKAQAVAEKHGFARYESIQNNYSVANRRFDDALADICRREQISLLPYSPLGGGVLTGKYLNGQWPDGARFTNYRAEGERQQAMVRRFVNEKSLATTSDLKEVAADAGVSLSVLALAWSKQRDFVASTIFGVNTVEQLEELLPTAETTLDDEVMQQIEKITSTYLYPLG; encoded by the coding sequence ATGAATAAACGCCGTATTGGACGCTCTTCCCTGGTCGTCACCGACCTCTGCCTTGGCACGATGACCTTCGGCTCGACATGTGACGAGACCGAGGCGTTCCGGATCATGGATCGCGCGGCGGAGGCGGGAATCGACTTCTTTGACACCGCGGAGATTTATCCGGTCCCGCCAGATAAGAAATGGGTGCATCGCACCGAGGAGATCGTTGGGAAGTGGCTGTCGTATCAGGAGCGGGAATCGTTCATCATCGCGACAAAGGTCACCGGCTCGGCGCATGGATGGTTCGTGCCTCCGGTTCGGCACGGTAAGACGGCCTTGGACAGGCACAATATTCGGGCGGCGGTCGAGGGGAGTTTGAATCGCCTGAAGACTGATTACATCGATCTGTACCAGACGCACTGGCCCGACGCCGACTTCGCGTACGAGGCGACTCTCGAAGTGCTGACGGAGCTAATTGAGGAAGGCAAAGTTCGCTTCATCGGTTCGAGCAATGAGTCGGCCTGGGGGACGATGAAGGCTCAGGCGGTCGCGGAGAAACACGGCTTCGCCCGCTACGAGTCGATTCAAAACAACTACAGCGTTGCGAACCGCCGCTTCGACGATGCCCTCGCCGATATCTGCCGGCGTGAGCAGATCAGCCTGCTCCCCTACTCGCCGCTCGGCGGCGGAGTGTTGACCGGTAAATATCTCAACGGGCAATGGCCGGACGGGGCCCGATTTACGAATTATCGGGCCGAGGGCGAACGTCAGCAGGCGATGGTGCGGCGTTTCGTCAACGAGAAGTCGCTTGCCACGACGTCCGATCTCAAAGAGGTCGCGGCGGACGCGGGCGTTTCGCTATCGGTGCTTGCGCTCGCGTGGAGCAAGCAGCGTGACTTCGTCGCATCGACGATCTTCGGCGTCAATACGGTCGAACAACTGGAAGAACTCCTGCCGACTGCGGAGACCACGCTCGATGATGAGGTCATGCAGCAGATCGAAAAAATTACCAGTACGTATCTGTATCCGCTTGGGTGA
- a CDS encoding spermidine synthase translates to MTISTRLRQYGGTLAAAVTTPKVLKHIADGVIGLAVGMVLWSLIDRFLYLAGFGSSANLLMVALAACCFLIPRGRLNLGSFATSACVAVLAVLGALAGPLGDVSATLQLSTLAAGFPIWVGELIVGAILLLPAFIAIRCWIGHRGVSTVIAAEAIAIGIGLNAFLFASWIGPFAAGCIGSIVLALAAASDVFISQEKMESDGSIEGPDRSPKANTDRVTVLALCTLAVGCGLMASACPIMLSQLFPWGPSYDAAIVAALFAAITCCALIVPRIDLSTRIAVGSLAIIVAAVTMSVGYYWLTDLHLDSNAFIQSVWTLTTIRITTVTIPFCLLGFGLAVSTYPMKSGHWSPIVAAIGFGLGTFLLTNGVASELLLLIGAAAACIACLATLLSTFKGVVSRSRVAVVGGAFALTGLIAFGGTYDPVRPASLLFNTSAFIGRNAGFETNLLSVIEGGRCLATIEEGGKVTTLWRQNGVQVRICENGVTQAIVSSEPRLCPHASAEVMKALYPLLIHGDPDSILLMGDRGGAAIATCAALPIAKVDYVVQDLRVWDEINAQVWDGELRPSSDDERVHEITGSARQVLAAKQPNYDVLIDDPGSSSLPQAIPHFDPTFYRLASNSLLPGGVFCQRFRQIDLGPEPLRDVLSALRSVFSQAAVVEIGPGEFALLASNRDEPLLGNELVDRLKRPHVREILATLGWDWSVPLNVTSFDSETIDRFISENDVAFGRQESGLAYRLPLEVMRWGAKWQELSGAIQSNGKALLAHCVSATDQRQVLDRLAAVTGQRSLPARYPDQPWAYRKELKGLMTSQRRSPIRRVAAEATAPDLHPEDLRRVEYLQALAAARANPTFESISQVMSAARPYDPMMTYFAHAEVSELYRHLGEDAVGLELQHLLHTIYFADSTDRSVRNALRAIEIAIDHPELFAGPTERCDHLDGLLQVLKRRWDNRGTSEPKASGVVLNDVETSLKQIDAALAVLSAHEPDEIGRDRQSVKARTRAIEKTLERPLESYRTRLLPHHRSQDEKDKEPKNENS, encoded by the coding sequence ATGACGATTTCGACACGATTGCGGCAATACGGTGGCACGCTCGCAGCGGCGGTGACCACTCCCAAGGTGCTTAAGCACATCGCGGACGGCGTAATCGGACTCGCCGTCGGGATGGTTCTCTGGTCGCTGATCGACCGGTTCCTTTACTTAGCTGGCTTCGGTAGCTCTGCCAATCTACTGATGGTCGCATTGGCCGCTTGCTGCTTTCTCATTCCGCGTGGTCGACTGAATCTCGGATCATTCGCGACTTCGGCCTGTGTGGCAGTGTTGGCAGTTCTCGGGGCGTTGGCTGGGCCTCTCGGTGATGTTTCGGCGACACTGCAATTGAGCACGTTGGCAGCCGGGTTTCCAATTTGGGTCGGCGAGTTAATCGTCGGGGCGATTCTGCTCCTTCCCGCATTCATCGCGATTCGATGTTGGATCGGGCATCGCGGTGTTTCAACGGTGATTGCCGCGGAAGCAATTGCGATTGGTATCGGGCTCAATGCATTCTTGTTCGCTTCATGGATCGGTCCCTTCGCCGCCGGGTGCATCGGCTCGATTGTGCTCGCATTGGCCGCGGCGTCCGACGTGTTCATTTCTCAAGAGAAAATGGAATCCGACGGCTCGATCGAGGGGCCGGATCGTTCTCCCAAAGCGAACACGGACCGAGTCACCGTCCTCGCGCTCTGCACATTAGCAGTTGGTTGCGGACTGATGGCTTCGGCCTGCCCCATCATGCTGTCGCAACTCTTCCCGTGGGGGCCGTCCTATGACGCGGCCATTGTTGCGGCACTATTCGCCGCGATCACGTGTTGCGCACTGATAGTTCCACGAATCGATCTCAGCACCCGCATTGCCGTCGGTTCTTTGGCGATCATTGTCGCCGCAGTGACGATGTCGGTCGGCTACTACTGGCTTACCGACCTGCACTTGGACAGCAATGCATTCATCCAATCGGTGTGGACTCTTACGACGATACGCATCACGACGGTGACGATTCCATTCTGTCTGTTGGGGTTCGGTCTCGCGGTCTCAACTTACCCGATGAAGTCCGGCCACTGGTCACCGATTGTCGCAGCGATCGGTTTCGGTTTGGGGACATTCTTATTGACCAATGGAGTCGCTTCTGAACTGCTCTTACTCATCGGAGCGGCGGCGGCGTGTATTGCGTGCCTGGCCACGCTGCTGTCGACCTTTAAGGGCGTCGTGTCACGCAGCCGCGTTGCTGTAGTGGGCGGGGCATTTGCCTTGACCGGGCTGATCGCGTTTGGCGGTACCTACGATCCGGTTCGTCCCGCTTCGCTGCTGTTTAATACATCGGCCTTCATCGGTCGGAATGCGGGCTTCGAGACGAATCTGCTTTCGGTCATCGAAGGCGGTCGATGTCTTGCGACAATTGAAGAAGGCGGAAAGGTCACGACACTCTGGCGTCAAAACGGGGTACAGGTTCGCATCTGCGAAAATGGAGTGACGCAAGCGATTGTTTCATCGGAACCGCGGCTGTGCCCCCACGCCAGTGCGGAGGTGATGAAAGCGCTCTATCCGCTGCTCATTCACGGCGACCCCGATTCGATTCTGCTGATGGGCGACCGCGGCGGGGCAGCCATTGCAACATGTGCGGCCCTCCCCATCGCGAAGGTCGATTACGTCGTCCAAGACTTGCGGGTCTGGGACGAGATCAATGCGCAAGTCTGGGACGGCGAATTAAGGCCGAGTTCTGATGACGAGCGAGTGCATGAAATCACCGGATCAGCACGGCAGGTTTTAGCTGCGAAGCAACCGAACTACGACGTTCTGATTGATGATCCGGGCTCATCGTCACTTCCGCAGGCGATCCCGCATTTCGATCCGACGTTTTACCGTCTTGCCTCCAACAGCCTGCTTCCCGGCGGCGTATTCTGTCAGCGGTTTCGACAGATCGATCTGGGACCGGAACCACTTCGAGATGTACTCAGTGCTTTACGGTCGGTCTTCTCGCAAGCCGCCGTCGTTGAGATCGGGCCCGGCGAATTTGCGCTACTGGCGTCAAATCGCGATGAACCGCTTTTGGGCAACGAGCTTGTCGATCGACTGAAACGTCCGCATGTCCGCGAGATTCTCGCAACTCTCGGTTGGGATTGGTCGGTGCCACTGAACGTGACCTCGTTCGATTCCGAGACGATCGATCGCTTCATCTCAGAGAACGACGTTGCGTTCGGACGACAGGAGAGCGGTCTGGCGTACCGATTGCCGTTGGAAGTGATGCGCTGGGGGGCGAAGTGGCAAGAACTGTCGGGGGCGATTCAAAGTAATGGCAAAGCGCTCTTGGCTCACTGCGTGAGCGCGACCGATCAGAGGCAGGTTCTTGATCGATTGGCCGCCGTGACCGGACAACGATCACTCCCGGCACGTTATCCCGATCAGCCATGGGCTTATCGCAAAGAACTGAAGGGCCTGATGACCTCGCAACGTCGTTCCCCGATTCGCCGGGTTGCCGCGGAAGCGACGGCCCCCGATTTGCACCCGGAAGACCTCCGCAGAGTTGAATATCTTCAAGCGCTCGCCGCCGCGCGGGCGAACCCAACGTTCGAGTCGATCTCGCAAGTAATGTCGGCCGCCCGCCCCTACGACCCGATGATGACGTACTTCGCGCACGCCGAAGTGAGTGAGCTATACCGTCACTTGGGCGAGGACGCAGTCGGCCTCGAACTACAGCATCTGCTCCACACAATCTACTTCGCCGATTCCACGGACCGCTCAGTTCGAAACGCGCTCCGGGCGATTGAGATCGCGATTGACCATCCGGAACTTTTCGCCGGGCCGACGGAGCGCTGCGACCACCTTGATGGACTGCTGCAGGTCCTCAAACGTCGCTGGGACAATCGGGGGACGAGCGAACCG
- a CDS encoding SGNH/GDSL hydrolase family protein: MRLLVPSLVLLISPFPAMASGAEPISILPIGDSITQGGKRDREEYTYRWSLGKILSEKGVAYDFIGTRRRGLHGDATWPDIAGQPFDGDHEGYYGAKTASVLEKLKKNLPKLSSPDFALIHLGTNDQKSADHQAAIVEPLEEMIGQLRERNPTIVILIGHLNFNGGAALKIRPLVEEMAERLSTDESPVKTVHHYKDWIENPKRQGTDTFDWAHPNRQGQEKMARAWWEAMEPYTR; the protein is encoded by the coding sequence GTGAGATTGCTCGTCCCGTCGCTCGTCTTATTGATCAGTCCGTTCCCTGCCATGGCATCCGGGGCGGAACCGATTTCTATTCTGCCGATCGGGGACTCCATCACGCAGGGAGGCAAGCGGGATCGCGAAGAGTACACCTATCGCTGGTCGCTAGGCAAAATTCTTTCGGAGAAGGGCGTCGCTTACGACTTCATCGGAACGCGCAGACGGGGACTGCACGGTGACGCGACGTGGCCGGATATTGCCGGTCAGCCGTTCGACGGCGACCACGAAGGCTACTACGGCGCGAAGACGGCATCGGTCCTCGAAAAGCTGAAGAAGAACCTGCCGAAACTTTCCTCGCCCGATTTCGCGCTGATCCATCTCGGGACCAACGACCAGAAATCGGCGGACCACCAGGCGGCGATCGTCGAACCGCTCGAGGAAATGATCGGACAACTTCGCGAGCGCAACCCGACGATCGTGATTCTTATCGGTCACCTCAACTTCAACGGGGGCGCAGCACTTAAGATTCGCCCGCTCGTTGAAGAGATGGCCGAACGTCTTTCGACCGACGAGTCGCCGGTCAAGACGGTCCATCACTACAAGGACTGGATCGAAAACCCGAAGCGGCAGGGCACCGACACATTCGATTGGGCCCACCCGAATCGGCAGGGGCAGGAAAAAATGGCACGCGCATGGTGGGAGGCGATGGAGCCATACACGCGGTGA